One window of the Chryseobacterium camelliae genome contains the following:
- a CDS encoding aspartate aminotransferase family protein, translated as MQKDFFAYQAQTTPYAAGFEVEKAEGSYIYGKDGKRYLDFVAGVSANTLGHSHPKVVKAIKDQADQYLHVMVYGEYAQEQPVALCRLLAEATPDPLEITYLVNSGAEAIDGSLKLAKRYTGREEIISFKNSYHGNTHGALSVSGNEIHKREFRPLLPMVTFISFNDEQDLDLITEKTACVILETIQGAAGFLVPDRDYLRKLKKRCEEVGALLILDEIQPGFGRTGKLFSFEHFGIVPDILVMGKGMGGGVPVGAFMSSRKIMETLTHSPKLGHITTFGGNPLIAAASHATLKEVLESGLMDEVDEKEALFRELLVHPKIKNINGKGLMLAVNLGAPEYTLEVAKKCMEKGLIVFWQLYRNEYMRISPPLTISLDEIREGCAVILDVLNNN; from the coding sequence ATGCAAAAAGATTTCTTTGCCTACCAGGCTCAGACAACACCCTATGCGGCAGGTTTTGAAGTGGAAAAAGCGGAAGGAAGTTATATTTACGGAAAAGACGGAAAAAGATACCTTGATTTCGTAGCCGGTGTTTCTGCCAATACCCTGGGACATTCCCATCCAAAAGTGGTTAAAGCCATTAAAGATCAGGCAGACCAATACCTTCATGTAATGGTGTACGGAGAGTATGCCCAGGAACAGCCTGTAGCCTTATGCAGGCTGCTTGCGGAAGCCACGCCGGATCCTTTGGAAATTACCTATCTGGTCAACAGCGGGGCGGAAGCCATTGACGGAAGCCTTAAACTGGCCAAACGCTATACCGGAAGGGAAGAAATCATATCATTTAAAAACTCCTATCACGGGAACACCCATGGGGCACTCAGTGTGTCCGGAAATGAAATTCATAAGCGTGAATTCCGGCCTTTATTGCCGATGGTTACCTTCATCAGCTTTAATGATGAGCAGGACCTTGACCTGATTACCGAAAAAACAGCCTGTGTGATCCTGGAAACCATACAGGGAGCGGCAGGGTTCCTGGTTCCGGATAGAGACTATCTCAGAAAGCTTAAAAAAAGATGCGAAGAAGTGGGGGCACTTCTGATCCTGGATGAAATTCAGCCGGGTTTCGGAAGGACCGGAAAGCTGTTTTCATTCGAGCATTTCGGAATCGTTCCCGATATCCTCGTGATGGGGAAAGGAATGGGCGGCGGAGTGCCGGTAGGAGCCTTTATGAGTTCCCGTAAAATTATGGAAACCTTAACCCACTCCCCAAAACTGGGACACATTACGACCTTTGGCGGAAATCCGCTGATCGCTGCTGCGAGTCATGCCACTCTGAAAGAAGTACTGGAAAGCGGGCTGATGGATGAGGTAGATGAAAAGGAGGCATTATTCAGGGAATTGCTGGTTCATCCGAAGATTAAAAATATCAACGGTAAGGGACTGATGCTGGCCGTCAACCTCGGCGCTCCGGAATATACGCTGGAAGTAGCCAAAAAATGCATGGAAAAAGGACTGATTGTTTTCTGGCAGCTTTACAGGAACGAATACATGAGGATTTCCCCTCCGCTGACGATCTCATTGGATGAGATCCGTGAAGGATGCGCTGTAATCCTTGATGTTTTAAATAATAACTGA
- a CDS encoding OstA-like protein — protein MRFLFALLFLVSTSVFAQEKLKPAQRDPYLQNPVKNATPPQLNPQDRIHIINADKIIKDPAKYDGNRYLTGNVKIEHQGSILTADEVIIYDEENFVKAIGNTRLQNTDGSVITAGEMEYDANTQKGVARKNVVLTDPKQTIKTEILYYDRLSNQAYFNTGGTITDGQNVMYTKSATYFLDTKMIDFVGNVKIDSPDYIIEGPNIKQNQNTKIAEFFGPTTITSRKNPRNRVYTELGTYRMNTKEAFLKKNSRIFYNDKILTGDDMYYNQLTGFGTATGNVTLDDPNEKRYIKGGYGEIFEKKDSAMMTKNPYAVKIFEKDSLYFASEKIISYQRPDSLDATVKKSFLRAFRKARFYKSNAQGRADSIAFNETDGVMHMYRNPYLWSGEKQVTGDKVEAYFNTQTENIDSLKVLGNAFAISKVDSLSLKDEFNQVKGKFMTVYYQNNNIKEAKVIGNAQSIVYVDEENQQTKKPERVGITLSTCGIIGALFEEKALQIISCSVGANSDTYPMSMIEPSKRKFPDFNWNTKDRIRKWQDILVDSPNYEEVKYQADTSLYDQVQENIEKEKAKEEAKKPKRTRR, from the coding sequence ATGAGGTTTTTATTTGCTCTGTTATTTCTGGTTTCAACGTCAGTCTTCGCACAGGAAAAACTAAAGCCTGCGCAGAGGGACCCGTATCTTCAGAACCCGGTTAAAAATGCCACACCGCCGCAGCTGAATCCACAGGACAGGATTCATATCATCAATGCTGATAAGATCATTAAGGATCCTGCTAAATATGACGGTAACCGTTATCTCACCGGAAATGTGAAGATCGAACATCAGGGCTCCATACTTACCGCAGATGAAGTCATCATTTATGATGAAGAAAACTTCGTTAAGGCTATAGGGAATACCAGGCTTCAGAATACCGACGGTTCCGTTATCACAGCCGGGGAAATGGAATATGATGCCAATACCCAAAAAGGGGTTGCCCGTAAAAATGTCGTTCTTACCGATCCGAAACAGACGATCAAAACGGAGATCCTGTATTATGACCGGCTTTCCAACCAGGCATATTTCAATACAGGAGGGACCATCACGGACGGACAGAATGTGATGTATACCAAATCCGCTACCTATTTCCTCGATACCAAAATGATCGATTTTGTAGGCAATGTCAAGATCGATAGTCCCGACTATATTATTGAAGGTCCCAACATCAAGCAGAACCAGAACACTAAAATTGCGGAATTTTTCGGTCCAACCACGATTACGAGTCGTAAGAATCCCAGAAACAGGGTCTACACCGAGCTGGGAACCTATCGGATGAATACCAAAGAAGCCTTTCTGAAAAAGAATTCCAGGATTTTTTATAACGATAAGATCCTTACCGGAGATGATATGTACTATAATCAGCTTACGGGGTTCGGAACTGCGACAGGAAATGTAACCCTGGATGATCCGAATGAAAAAAGGTATATCAAGGGCGGGTACGGAGAAATATTCGAAAAGAAGGATTCCGCGATGATGACTAAAAATCCGTATGCGGTCAAGATATTTGAAAAAGATTCCCTGTATTTTGCATCGGAGAAGATTATTTCATACCAAAGGCCGGACTCCCTGGATGCTACAGTGAAAAAAAGCTTTTTAAGGGCATTCCGTAAAGCCCGTTTTTATAAATCCAATGCTCAGGGGAGGGCCGATTCCATTGCTTTCAATGAAACGGATGGTGTCATGCATATGTACAGGAACCCCTATCTCTGGAGCGGTGAAAAACAGGTTACCGGAGATAAGGTGGAAGCCTATTTCAATACCCAGACCGAGAATATAGACTCCTTGAAAGTACTGGGGAATGCATTTGCAATCAGCAAAGTGGATTCACTGAGCCTGAAGGATGAATTCAACCAGGTTAAAGGAAAGTTCATGACCGTCTATTACCAGAATAATAATATCAAAGAAGCGAAGGTTATCGGAAATGCACAGTCTATTGTCTATGTAGATGAAGAAAACCAACAGACGAAAAAACCGGAGCGGGTAGGAATTACGCTATCCACCTGTGGTATTATCGGAGCTTTGTTTGAAGAAAAGGCTCTTCAGATTATTTCGTGCAGTGTCGGAGCCAATTCAGATACGTATCCGATGAGCATGATAGAACCGTCAAAAAGGAAATTCCCGGATTTTAACTGGAACACCAAAGACAGAATCAGGAAATGGCAGGATATTCTGGTAGACTCTCCGAACTATGAAGAGGTCAAATATCAGGCGGACACTTCGCTCTACGACCAGGTCCAGGAAAATATTGAAAAGGAAAAAGCTAAAGAAGAAGCCAAAAAGCCTAAGCGGACACGCAGATAA
- a CDS encoding Fur family transcriptional regulator, whose protein sequence is MDTLQKEKNIALIKDVLRNYLLEKGFRNTPERYTILEEIYNMDHHFNVDDLYLLMMQKKYHVSKATIYNTIEIFLDAGLIRKHQFGEKTLTSSSYEKSYFDKQHDHLVIYKKDSDKEIEEIIEFCDPRIQGIKEAIEDAFGVKIDSHSLYFYGTKND, encoded by the coding sequence ATGGATACTTTACAAAAAGAGAAAAATATTGCCTTAATCAAAGATGTGTTAAGAAACTATTTATTAGAAAAAGGTTTCAGAAACACGCCTGAACGATATACGATACTGGAGGAAATCTACAATATGGACCACCACTTCAATGTGGATGACCTGTATTTGCTGATGATGCAGAAGAAATATCATGTTTCCAAAGCGACCATCTACAATACTATTGAGATCTTCCTGGATGCCGGGCTGATCCGGAAGCACCAGTTCGGAGAAAAGACCCTGACGTCTTCATCCTATGAGAAGTCTTATTTCGATAAACAGCATGATCACCTGGTGATCTATAAAAAAGATTCCGATAAGGAGATAGAGGAAATCATCGAATTCTGTGATCCGAGGATCCAGGGAATAAAAGAAGCTATAGAAGACGCTTTCGGCGTGAAAATCGATTCCCATTCGCTGTATTTTTACGGTACCAAGAATGACTGA
- a CDS encoding KUP/HAK/KT family potassium transporter, giving the protein MAELTESGQHFDIKKLSFIGVLVSLGIVFGDIGTSPLYVMKAIVNARGAGNTMPFNEYIEGALSCIIWTLTLQTTIKYVVIALRADNKGEGGILALFSLVKNLKKGWLYLIAIVGAAALIADGVITPSLTVMSAIEGLQIYNPHTPVVPITIGILIVIFVVQQFGTSFIGKFFGPVMVIWFLVLGGLGLSHLSENFEILRSFNPYYAYKLIADSPSAIIILGAVFLCTTGAEALYSDLGHCGAKNIRVSWGFVKIMLILNYLGQGAWLLSNYGKPGFSVMNPFFGIMQEWMIVPGVILATAAAIIASQALITGSFTIFSEAMSLNLWPNQKIDYPSGVKGQMYIPRINWGLLFFCIIVVLHFRESGKMEAAYGLSITVTMLMTTILLVFWLLKKRINKVFILVFAMVYMAIELGFFSANVIKFLEGGWITVVLAGSIGVCMYAWYNGRQIKTKFIKFVKLDNYIPIIKDMKLDETIPKYATNLAYLSRAKRYGEVESKIIYSIIKKQPKRADHYFILNIVNQEDPYTFKYTVDEVLPGTIYKINFLLGFKIDRRINDYFDMVLRDLMADGTIPSRSSHPSLRAHNIPPDLKYVIIDNTYINDILLTVKEKIILNIYNFVKYIGSDDFKAWGVTSHNVVVESAPITEECVAGSRIEQSEFFRHNS; this is encoded by the coding sequence ATGGCAGAACTTACAGAAAGCGGTCAACACTTTGACATTAAAAAGCTTTCTTTTATTGGAGTACTGGTTTCTTTAGGAATTGTTTTCGGAGATATTGGTACTTCACCGCTTTACGTAATGAAAGCAATTGTTAACGCACGGGGAGCGGGCAATACCATGCCTTTTAACGAATACATCGAAGGAGCACTTTCCTGTATTATCTGGACGCTCACGCTTCAAACCACCATCAAGTATGTAGTTATTGCTTTAAGGGCTGATAACAAAGGAGAAGGAGGTATCCTGGCTCTTTTCTCGCTGGTGAAAAACCTTAAAAAAGGCTGGCTGTATCTCATTGCTATTGTGGGAGCAGCAGCACTTATAGCTGACGGGGTTATCACACCTTCTCTAACGGTAATGTCAGCGATAGAAGGTCTGCAGATCTATAATCCGCATACGCCTGTGGTTCCTATTACTATCGGAATACTTATCGTCATATTCGTCGTGCAGCAGTTCGGGACCAGCTTCATCGGGAAATTCTTCGGGCCGGTCATGGTCATCTGGTTTCTTGTGCTGGGAGGTTTGGGATTGTCGCACCTGAGCGAAAATTTCGAGATCCTGCGGTCTTTCAATCCGTATTATGCATATAAACTCATTGCTGATTCACCCAGCGCCATTATTATTTTAGGGGCGGTTTTCCTGTGTACTACGGGAGCTGAAGCATTATACTCCGATCTTGGGCATTGCGGAGCCAAAAATATCCGTGTAAGCTGGGGTTTTGTAAAAATCATGCTGATCCTGAACTACCTTGGACAGGGTGCGTGGCTGCTGAGCAACTATGGTAAGCCGGGGTTTTCGGTTATGAATCCGTTTTTCGGGATCATGCAGGAATGGATGATCGTACCGGGCGTTATTCTTGCAACAGCAGCAGCTATCATTGCGAGCCAGGCCCTGATTACGGGTTCGTTTACGATCTTCTCAGAAGCCATGTCACTGAATTTATGGCCGAACCAGAAAATTGATTACCCTTCAGGGGTTAAGGGGCAGATGTATATCCCTAGGATCAACTGGGGGCTTTTGTTCTTCTGCATCATTGTGGTGCTCCATTTCAGGGAATCCGGGAAAATGGAAGCGGCGTATGGGCTTTCCATTACGGTAACCATGCTCATGACGACGATACTGTTGGTATTCTGGCTGCTTAAAAAGCGGATTAATAAAGTATTTATCCTGGTCTTTGCGATGGTCTATATGGCTATCGAACTTGGATTCTTCAGTGCCAACGTGATTAAATTCCTCGAAGGCGGCTGGATCACAGTAGTTCTGGCCGGTTCTATCGGAGTATGCATGTATGCATGGTATAACGGCCGTCAGATCAAGACCAAATTCATCAAATTTGTCAAGCTGGACAATTATATCCCGATCATCAAGGACATGAAACTGGATGAGACCATTCCCAAATATGCGACTAACTTAGCTTATCTGAGCCGTGCCAAACGCTATGGGGAAGTGGAGTCTAAAATCATCTATTCCATCATCAAAAAACAGCCTAAAAGGGCAGATCATTACTTCATCCTGAATATCGTCAACCAAGAGGATCCATATACTTTTAAATATACCGTAGATGAAGTCCTGCCGGGAACCATCTATAAGATTAATTTCCTGTTAGGATTTAAGATCGACAGAAGGATCAATGATTATTTTGACATGGTACTGAGGGATCTGATGGCAGACGGGACTATTCCTTCAAGGAGCAGCCACCCGTCGCTCAGGGCACATAATATTCCTCCGGATCTAAAATATGTGATCATAGATAATACCTATATCAACGATATTCTGTTGACGGTAAAAGAGAAGATCATCCTCAATATTTATAACTTCGTAAAATATATCGGAAGTGACGATTTCAAGGCATGGGGCGTGACTTCACATAATGTCGTGGTGGAATCGGCTCCTATTACAGAAGAGTGTGTTGCAGGCTCCAGAATAGAACAGTCAGAGTTTTTCAGGCATAATAGTTAA
- a CDS encoding pyruvate dehydrogenase complex E1 component subunit beta, protein MAEYTFREVIAQAMSEEMRKDESIYLMGEEVAEYNGAYKASKGMLDEFGPKRIIDTPIAELGFTGISVGAAMNGNRPIVEFMTFNFSLVGIDQIINNAAKIRQMSGGQWNCPIVFRGPTASAGQLGATHSQAFENWFANCPGLKVVVPSNPYDAKGLLKTAIQDNDPVIFMESEQMYGDKMEVPEEEYYIPIGKADIKREGTDVTLVSFGKIMKLAIQAAEDLAKEGISVEVIDLRTVRPLDYDTVLGSVKKTNRLVVLEEAWPFGSVASEIAYMVQQKAFDYLDAPIKRITTPDAPAPYSAALFAEWFPKLDKVKEEIKKAMYVK, encoded by the coding sequence ATGGCAGAATATACTTTTCGTGAGGTAATTGCACAGGCAATGAGCGAGGAAATGCGTAAAGACGAATCCATTTATCTGATGGGTGAGGAGGTTGCAGAATATAATGGTGCATACAAAGCTTCAAAAGGGATGCTGGATGAGTTCGGCCCTAAAAGAATAATCGATACTCCTATCGCAGAACTTGGTTTTACCGGTATTTCCGTAGGTGCTGCAATGAACGGCAACAGGCCGATCGTGGAATTCATGACGTTCAATTTCTCTTTGGTAGGAATAGACCAGATCATCAACAACGCTGCAAAAATCCGCCAGATGAGCGGTGGCCAGTGGAACTGCCCGATCGTTTTCCGTGGTCCTACAGCTTCTGCAGGGCAATTGGGAGCAACCCACTCCCAGGCTTTTGAAAACTGGTTTGCCAACTGTCCGGGACTTAAAGTAGTGGTTCCGTCCAATCCTTACGATGCGAAAGGATTGCTGAAAACTGCTATTCAGGATAATGATCCGGTAATTTTCATGGAATCTGAACAGATGTACGGAGATAAAATGGAAGTTCCTGAAGAAGAATATTACATCCCGATCGGGAAAGCGGATATCAAGAGAGAAGGGACAGATGTTACCCTGGTTTCTTTCGGTAAGATCATGAAGCTGGCGATCCAGGCTGCTGAAGATCTGGCTAAAGAAGGAATCTCTGTTGAAGTTATCGATCTTAGGACCGTACGTCCTCTGGATTATGATACCGTTTTAGGATCTGTGAAGAAAACCAATCGTCTCGTAGTGCTTGAAGAAGCATGGCCGTTTGGTTCCGTAGCTTCAGAAATTGCTTATATGGTACAGCAAAAAGCATTCGATTACCTGGATGCACCGATTAAGAGGATTACGACTCCGGATGCTCCTGCACCGTATTCAGCGGCACTATTCGCAGAATGGTTCCCGAAACTGGATAAGGTAAAAGAGGAGATCAAAAAAGCGATGTACGTTAAATAA
- a CDS encoding DUF2147 domain-containing protein, with amino-acid sequence MKKLLAAFIFSLFSVMSFAQIEGKWKTIDDETKQAKSIVEIYKKSDGKYYGKISQLLIKPANANCVECKDDRKNKPILGMEIIRGLKKDGSEFTGGSITDPKTGKTYKCTITRSGDQLNVRGYLGVSILGRTQTWTKVN; translated from the coding sequence ATGAAAAAATTATTAGCAGCCTTTATTTTTTCCCTGTTCAGTGTCATGTCTTTTGCACAGATCGAAGGGAAATGGAAAACGATAGACGATGAAACCAAGCAGGCCAAATCTATTGTAGAGATCTATAAGAAATCAGACGGTAAATATTACGGGAAAATTTCCCAGCTTTTGATAAAGCCGGCCAATGCGAACTGTGTGGAATGTAAAGATGACCGTAAAAACAAACCGATTCTGGGGATGGAAATTATCCGCGGCCTTAAAAAGGACGGAAGTGAGTTTACGGGAGGATCCATCACAGATCCTAAAACCGGAAAAACCTATAAATGTACCATTACAAGAAGCGGAGACCAGCTGAATGTAAGAGGTTACCTCGGCGTTTCAATACTTGGAAGAACCCAGACCTGGACGAAAGTAAATTAA
- a CDS encoding ArnT family glycosyltransferase, translating into MNQNQLLTSRQIIMLHIGFSIVYISGLFIPLMENDSAQHASMAMRMTLNNDFLHIFKGENPYLDKPHMHFWLAALSMKMFGISHVAYRIPALLCLALGAFSTKKLAEILYDNEHTGYLASLIFLSVQTIILSAHDVRTDAVLTGFIIFSIWQFVRFIKTQHISSAILAGLGTALAFSSKGLMAIVIIGFCILAYLLYSRDWKKFFNLKIIIVALSFAIGIIPVLYAYHVQFGDEGIRFILFNQSVNRLTASGFEETSPDYFFFFHTLLWAFLPFSLAFYFGIFEKTAFFIKTRFRKTEGNEFLTLGGFWLVMLVFSASKFKLPHYLNGLIAVLSVLTAAYLLEMFRKNSLKKIRILYGIQLFVIFAVLIGIILLTLYFTGIPNIIMYLVAAAVYGCLIIVIFSKKDLFRKYVFASLIFAIAVNLYLNTQFYPVLTQYQGSLKLAQFVNKNHIEKDRIFMLKGYEPWAFDFYTQRNTPRVEAGALKKGDYLVVYDEHLNEVGRKYSVVDQENHYRITRLSLKFLNPKTREQQYEKMSLIQITE; encoded by the coding sequence ATGAATCAAAATCAACTGCTGACGTCCCGCCAGATCATTATGCTCCATATTGGCTTTTCAATCGTCTATATTTCAGGGCTTTTTATTCCGCTGATGGAAAATGATTCTGCGCAGCATGCCTCCATGGCCATGAGGATGACCCTGAATAATGATTTCCTTCATATCTTCAAAGGAGAAAACCCATACCTGGATAAACCGCATATGCATTTCTGGCTGGCTGCACTATCCATGAAAATGTTCGGCATCAGCCATGTTGCCTATAGGATTCCGGCACTGCTTTGCCTTGCTTTAGGAGCATTTTCCACTAAAAAGCTTGCGGAAATCCTGTACGACAACGAACATACGGGATACCTGGCCTCACTGATTTTTCTTTCGGTACAGACGATCATCCTGTCTGCGCATGATGTAAGGACCGATGCCGTACTCACGGGATTCATCATTTTTTCAATCTGGCAGTTCGTCCGTTTCATTAAGACACAGCATATTTCCAGTGCGATACTGGCAGGATTGGGAACAGCTCTGGCCTTTTCCTCAAAAGGGCTTATGGCAATTGTCATCATCGGCTTCTGTATTTTAGCATATCTGCTGTATTCCCGGGACTGGAAAAAGTTTTTTAACCTTAAAATCATCATTGTGGCACTGAGTTTTGCCATCGGAATTATACCGGTCCTGTATGCGTACCATGTTCAGTTCGGGGATGAAGGGATAAGGTTCATTCTGTTTAACCAGAGTGTCAACAGGCTTACGGCAAGCGGTTTTGAGGAGACCAGCCCTGATTATTTTTTCTTTTTCCATACCCTGCTCTGGGCATTTCTTCCGTTTTCTCTGGCTTTTTATTTCGGCATATTTGAAAAGACGGCATTCTTTATTAAAACAAGGTTCAGAAAAACGGAGGGCAACGAATTCCTTACTTTAGGAGGATTCTGGCTGGTTATGCTGGTATTTTCGGCTTCAAAATTCAAGCTTCCGCATTACCTCAACGGCCTTATTGCGGTCCTGTCTGTCTTAACAGCAGCGTATCTCTTAGAAATGTTCAGGAAAAACAGCCTTAAGAAGATAAGAATCCTCTATGGCATCCAGCTGTTCGTCATTTTTGCCGTACTCATCGGTATTATTCTTCTTACCCTATACTTTACCGGGATTCCAAATATCATCATGTATCTTGTGGCAGCAGCAGTTTACGGCTGCCTTATCATAGTTATTTTTTCAAAAAAAGACCTTTTCAGGAAGTATGTTTTTGCATCGTTGATATTCGCCATTGCCGTTAACCTGTATCTGAATACCCAGTTTTATCCGGTCCTTACCCAATATCAGGGCAGTCTGAAGCTGGCTCAGTTTGTCAATAAGAATCATATTGAAAAAGACAGGATTTTCATGTTGAAAGGGTATGAACCCTGGGCTTTTGATTTCTATACCCAAAGAAATACGCCAAGAGTAGAGGCCGGTGCCTTAAAAAAGGGAGACTATCTTGTGGTTTATGACGAGCACCTGAACGAGGTCGGCAGAAAGTACAGCGTAGTTGATCAGGAAAACCATTACCGGATCACCAGGCTGTCTCTAAAATTTCTGAACCCGAAGACCCGGGAACAGCAGTACGAAAAGATGTCCCTGATACAGATTACAGAATAA
- a CDS encoding glycosyltransferase family 2 protein: protein MNHNQFYSLVIPMYNEQGNAGLLIDRIREAMAGYRYELILIDDHSKDGTVKEIIEKNDPNVVLIQLKKNYGQSSAMMAGFDYASGDYIITLDGDLQNDPSDIPAMVNLLESGDYDLVVGKRQKRKDSSVRTIPSRIANFIIKRTTKLNISDQGCALKVFTKETAKDLNLYGENHRFISLMAHLNGARIAEMPVKHHARQFGVSKYGMNRTFKVINDLLLVLFNQKYLSKPIYLFGNIGLVAFILGMLINMYLLIVKLMGHDIGGRPLLILGVLLVFIGIQFFTTGIIIDMLMKTYYESQSKRPFNIRKITSFGERQS from the coding sequence ATGAATCATAATCAGTTTTACTCTCTGGTCATTCCCATGTATAATGAACAGGGCAACGCAGGACTTCTCATAGACCGTATCCGGGAGGCCATGGCAGGGTACCGCTACGAGCTTATCCTCATCGACGACCATTCGAAAGACGGAACGGTAAAGGAAATCATCGAAAAAAACGATCCGAATGTCGTGCTGATCCAGCTGAAAAAGAACTACGGACAGAGTTCTGCCATGATGGCGGGCTTTGATTATGCTTCAGGGGATTATATCATCACTCTTGACGGGGACCTTCAGAATGACCCAAGCGATATCCCGGCTATGGTAAATCTGCTGGAAAGCGGGGATTATGACCTTGTGGTGGGAAAACGCCAGAAAAGGAAAGATTCTTCGGTGCGGACCATTCCTTCCAGGATCGCTAATTTTATCATCAAGAGAACGACAAAACTTAATATTTCAGACCAGGGCTGTGCACTGAAGGTATTCACCAAAGAAACGGCAAAAGACCTGAACCTGTATGGTGAAAACCACCGGTTCATCAGCTTAATGGCCCATCTGAACGGTGCCAGGATAGCAGAAATGCCTGTCAAGCACCATGCCCGCCAGTTTGGAGTGAGCAAATACGGGATGAACAGGACTTTTAAGGTCATCAATGACCTTCTGCTGGTGCTGTTCAACCAGAAATACCTTTCCAAGCCGATTTACCTTTTCGGGAATATTGGGCTGGTGGCATTTATCCTGGGAATGCTGATCAACATGTATCTTCTGATTGTGAAGTTAATGGGCCATGATATCGGCGGAAGGCCTTTGCTGATTTTAGGGGTACTGCTTGTCTTTATCGGGATCCAGTTTTTCACGACAGGGATTATTATCGATATGCTGATGAAGACCTATTACGAATCCCAGAGCAAGCGTCCTTTCAACATCAGAAAAATAACGAGTTTTGGAGAACGCCAATCTTAA
- a CDS encoding lysylphosphatidylglycerol synthase transmembrane domain-containing protein, whose translation MENANLKKILVNAVKIIISIGLLYFVFKKIPFREVAGLWSTVSIPYVLAAAVFFLASQILSTKRLEFYLEANRFSLSFRSNLELYFLGMFYNFFIPGGIGGDAYKVYLLNKKFGWSAKKITSALFNDRLSGLLAICVLILGSSGFLFEPKWLPLIVIAMVSGIFLTLMITRKWFPAYKPVFYTTLAYSVAIQALQVICFMLLLKSLGVNGHFAIYTVTFLGSSILSLISFAGIGVREMLFLQASKYFDFDPAVSVSASLLFTVITAFFSFFGIFFQLRKLHLHLKEN comes from the coding sequence TTGGAGAACGCCAATCTTAAAAAAATACTGGTCAATGCGGTGAAAATTATCATCAGCATTGGATTATTGTATTTCGTTTTCAAAAAAATCCCGTTCCGGGAAGTGGCTGGTCTCTGGTCAACCGTCAGTATACCTTATGTGCTGGCTGCTGCTGTTTTCTTTCTGGCTTCGCAGATCCTGTCGACGAAACGCCTGGAGTTTTATCTGGAAGCCAACCGGTTCAGCCTCAGTTTCAGGAGCAACCTGGAGCTTTATTTCCTGGGGATGTTTTATAATTTTTTCATTCCCGGCGGTATTGGAGGTGATGCTTACAAAGTATACCTGCTGAACAAAAAGTTCGGCTGGAGCGCCAAAAAGATCACTTCTGCCCTTTTTAACGACAGGCTGAGCGGTTTACTGGCAATCTGTGTGCTGATCCTGGGATCTTCCGGCTTCCTGTTTGAGCCGAAATGGCTTCCGCTGATTGTTATTGCGATGGTTTCTGGCATTTTTTTAACGCTGATGATCACCAGAAAGTGGTTCCCGGCATACAAACCTGTATTTTATACTACCCTGGCCTATTCTGTAGCCATTCAGGCGCTTCAGGTGATCTGTTTTATGCTGTTGCTGAAAAGCCTGGGTGTTAACGGCCATTTTGCCATTTATACCGTGACCTTTCTGGGGAGCTCCATATTAAGCCTGATTTCCTTTGCGGGGATCGGTGTACGGGAAATGCTGTTCCTCCAGGCGTCAAAATATTTTGATTTCGATCCGGCAGTATCCGTATCTGCTTCACTGCTTTTTACGGTGATTACTGCTTTTTTCTCATTCTTCGGAATCTTTTTCCAGCTTAGAAAGCTTCATTTGCACCTTAAAGAAAACTGA